From a single Candidatus Sulfotelmatobacter sp. genomic region:
- a CDS encoding dihydrodipicolinate reductase C-terminal domain-containing protein — protein MNFLILGRGKTGSLVAEVAAERRHHIRVAGSKENAGDAAVSPEELRDIDAVIDFTTPHCVLANIEACVLTGKNMVVGTTGWYHKIDRVRAQVEQHNAGFVYSPNFSIGVNLFFDVARAAAAALRRDYSGQIFERHHVHKQDAPSGTAIALQHVIREASGQDEDLEITSFREGDVVGLHEVVLESEADRIYLCHDAKSRRGFAEGAVRAAEWLTGKKGFYEFKNIWREV, from the coding sequence ATGAACTTCCTAATCCTAGGCCGCGGCAAGACGGGATCGCTGGTAGCCGAAGTCGCCGCCGAGCGCCGACATCATATTCGCGTAGCCGGTTCCAAGGAAAATGCGGGCGACGCAGCGGTTTCTCCCGAAGAGCTCCGCGATATCGACGCCGTCATCGACTTCACCACCCCGCACTGCGTCCTCGCCAACATCGAAGCCTGCGTGCTGACTGGCAAAAACATGGTCGTCGGCACGACCGGGTGGTACCACAAGATCGATCGCGTCCGCGCTCAAGTCGAGCAGCACAACGCGGGATTCGTTTACTCCCCAAATTTTTCTATCGGCGTCAATCTCTTCTTTGACGTCGCCCGCGCCGCCGCCGCCGCCCTCCGCCGCGATTATTCCGGACAGATTTTTGAACGCCATCACGTACACAAGCAAGACGCTCCCTCCGGCACCGCCATTGCGCTCCAACACGTTATCCGCGAAGCCAGCGGCCAGGATGAAGACTTGGAAATAACTTCTTTTCGCGAAGGCGACGTCGTCGGCCTGCACGAGGTTGTCCTCGAGTCCGAAGCCGACCGCATCTATCTCTGCCACGACGCCAAATCCCGCCGCGGCTTCGCCGAAGGCGCCGTCCGCGCCGCTGAGTGGCTAACCGGGAAAAAAGGCTTCTACGAGTTCAAAAACATCTGGCGGGAAGTGTAG
- the lysC gene encoding lysine-sensitive aspartokinase 3: MIVMKFGGTSVEDAKAIDRAASIVEGRLAQKPVVVVSAMAKVTDTLLTMARAAGEGERKAALKLCRSLQERHYNTASELLGTARFTEFHSELGSDFEALDELLRGISAVGEITPRTTDHVAAFGEMLSSRIVAAAFAARGLKGIHVDSRDVLVTDNAYMQAVPQYEETNAKLLERVQPLLQSGQVPVMGGFIGANRAGITTTIGRGGSDFSAAIFGAGLGADRIEIWTDVDGILTTDPRICPDARRIKVISFDEAAELAYFGAKVLHPATVLPAIQKNIPVYVLNSRNPSCEGTRITTRAPQGKNIFKAIAAKKRITIVNVAAARMLLAHGFLRSIFEAFDRHKVAVDVVSTSEVSVSLTVDSNQAIPALAADLAKLADVKYEGRKAIVCLVGENLRDTPGIAALVFRELADKKIRMISQGASEINLTFVIEEDEVPDVIQRLHKTFFSELDPQVFA; encoded by the coding sequence ATGATCGTCATGAAGTTCGGCGGAACATCCGTCGAGGACGCGAAAGCCATCGACCGTGCCGCCTCCATCGTCGAGGGACGCCTCGCCCAAAAACCCGTCGTTGTAGTCAGCGCCATGGCCAAAGTCACCGACACGCTGCTCACCATGGCCCGAGCCGCCGGAGAAGGCGAGCGCAAAGCGGCGCTCAAACTCTGCCGCTCGCTCCAGGAGCGCCACTACAACACCGCCAGCGAATTGCTGGGCACGGCCCGCTTCACCGAATTCCATTCCGAACTCGGCTCCGACTTCGAAGCGCTCGACGAACTACTACGGGGCATCTCCGCGGTGGGCGAAATCACGCCCCGCACCACCGACCACGTCGCCGCCTTCGGCGAAATGCTTTCCAGCCGGATCGTCGCCGCCGCCTTCGCCGCCCGCGGACTGAAGGGAATCCATGTCGACTCCCGCGACGTCTTGGTTACCGACAACGCCTATATGCAGGCGGTTCCGCAATACGAAGAAACCAACGCCAAACTTCTCGAACGGGTTCAGCCCCTGCTGCAATCGGGCCAGGTGCCGGTGATGGGCGGCTTCATCGGCGCCAATCGCGCCGGCATCACAACCACGATCGGCCGCGGCGGTTCCGATTTCTCGGCGGCGATTTTCGGCGCCGGCCTGGGCGCCGATCGCATCGAGATCTGGACCGACGTCGACGGCATTCTCACCACCGACCCGAGAATTTGTCCCGACGCCCGCCGCATCAAGGTCATCAGCTTCGACGAGGCGGCCGAACTCGCCTACTTCGGCGCGAAAGTCCTGCACCCTGCAACCGTCCTGCCCGCGATCCAGAAAAATATTCCCGTCTACGTACTGAATTCGCGCAATCCGTCGTGCGAGGGCACGCGCATCACCACGCGCGCCCCGCAGGGAAAAAATATCTTCAAGGCGATCGCCGCCAAGAAGCGCATCACCATCGTCAATGTCGCCGCCGCCCGCATGCTGCTGGCTCACGGATTCCTTCGGTCCATCTTCGAAGCCTTCGACCGCCACAAGGTCGCCGTCGACGTAGTCTCCACTTCCGAAGTCAGCGTATCGCTTACCGTCGATTCCAATCAGGCGATCCCCGCGCTGGCCGCCGATCTCGCCAAACTCGCCGACGTAAAATATGAAGGCCGCAAAGCCATCGTATGCCTGGTCGGCGAAAATCTGCGCGATACGCCCGGAATCGCGGCGCTGGTATTCCGCGAACTGGCCGATAAAAAAATTCGCATGATCTCGCAAGGCGCCTCCGAAATCAACCTGACCTTCGTGATCGAAGAAGACGAAGTCCCCGACGTAATCCAGCGCCTGCACAAAACGTTTTTCTCGGAACTGGACCCGCAGGTTTTCGCCTAA
- the dapA gene encoding 4-hydroxy-tetrahydrodipicolinate synthase: MQLRGCGTALVTPFHQDGSIDDTALRNLVAWQIESGIDFLVPCGTTGETPTLTHDEWLYVIDTTIEVVAGRVPIVAGATSNATHDAVEKAKELAARPGVDYILTANPYYNKPTQEGQYRHFKAIAEAVGDKPIILYNVPGRTAANLEPATLARLAEIPNIVAVKEASGNMTQIAEAINAVPETFLVFSGDDSVTLPVIALGGVGIISVASNEIPREMATLTRAALANDWNTARSLHRKYLPLMQANFIESSPLPVKAVLAMMGKLEEVYRLPLLPMRRDTRSRLQKVATDLGLIARPAAHAADAADFFIYENWAAGPRKIVLHRGSCGQCSQGKGRPAGHDANHARWHGPYPTLPQARETAHAMTGVLIRSECKCV, encoded by the coding sequence ATGCAACTTCGTGGCTGCGGCACCGCCCTCGTCACTCCCTTCCATCAGGACGGTTCCATCGACGACACTGCCCTGCGCAATCTGGTCGCATGGCAAATCGAATCCGGAATTGACTTTCTGGTTCCCTGCGGCACCACCGGCGAGACGCCCACGCTCACCCACGATGAGTGGCTCTACGTGATCGACACGACGATCGAAGTCGTCGCCGGACGCGTCCCCATCGTCGCCGGCGCAACCTCCAACGCCACGCACGATGCCGTTGAGAAAGCGAAAGAACTCGCCGCTCGCCCCGGCGTCGACTACATCCTCACCGCCAATCCGTATTACAACAAGCCCACGCAGGAGGGCCAGTACCGCCATTTCAAGGCCATCGCCGAAGCGGTAGGCGACAAGCCCATAATCCTCTACAACGTGCCCGGCCGCACCGCCGCCAATCTGGAACCCGCAACGCTCGCGCGCCTCGCCGAGATTCCCAACATTGTCGCGGTGAAAGAAGCCAGCGGCAACATGACGCAGATTGCCGAGGCCATCAACGCCGTCCCCGAAACATTTCTCGTTTTTTCCGGCGACGATTCGGTCACGCTGCCGGTAATCGCTCTCGGCGGTGTCGGCATCATTTCCGTCGCCAGCAACGAAATTCCGCGCGAAATGGCCACGCTCACCCGCGCCGCACTCGCCAACGACTGGAACACCGCGCGCAGTCTGCATCGCAAGTATCTGCCACTGATGCAAGCCAACTTCATCGAATCGAGTCCGCTTCCGGTGAAGGCGGTTCTCGCGATGATGGGCAAACTCGAAGAGGTCTACCGCTTGCCCCTTTTGCCCATGCGCCGCGACACTCGTTCGCGTCTGCAAAAAGTCGCCACGGACCTCGGCCTGATTGCCAGGCCCGCTGCTCACGCCGCCGATGCCGCCGATTTTTTCATTTACGAGAACTGGGCCGCCGGACCGCGCAAGATCGTCCTGCACCGCGGATCCTGCGGCCAGTGCAGCCAAGGCAAAGGACGCCCCGCCGGCCACGATGCCAATCATGCGCGCTGGCACGGCCCCTACCCTACGTTGCCCCAGGCCCGCGAAACCGCCCACGCCATGACCGGCGTCCTGATCCGCAGCGAGTGCAAGTGCGTGTAG
- a CDS encoding AbrB/MazE/SpoVT family DNA-binding domain-containing protein codes for MAEATLSSKNQIVIPREAREALQLKPGDKLLVSAVGGKIIVMERPKSYRSALAGIARGLYPKDYLKKERNSWR; via the coding sequence ATGGCAGAGGCCACTCTTTCTTCAAAGAACCAGATCGTCATTCCCCGCGAGGCCCGCGAGGCGTTGCAGCTCAAGCCCGGAGACAAGCTCCTCGTTAGCGCCGTCGGCGGAAAAATCATCGTCATGGAGAGGCCTAAGTCCTATCGTTCAGCGCTGGCGGGCATCGCGCGCGGACTTTATCCAAAGGATTATTTGAAAAAGGAACGCAACAGTTGGAGATAG
- a CDS encoding HAD family hydrolase, with the protein MPTFSFSCAAILFDLDGVLVDSTRAVDREWRDWGRRKGVDGDAIMAIAHGVRTIEVIRRVAPHLDAEKEARKIESHEAHTHEGVVVMPGALELLHSIPDGRWGVVTSGSRLLARARLRFCGLPVPKVLVTADDVTHGKPHPEPYLKGAEGLELAPAECLVIEDAPAGIDAARAGGMKVIGITSTYAADRVAHADAVIGRLAEVQISSNGAGKLLVEV; encoded by the coding sequence ATGCCAACCTTTTCGTTTTCCTGTGCAGCTATTCTTTTTGACCTGGATGGAGTGCTCGTGGACTCCACGCGGGCAGTGGACCGCGAGTGGCGCGATTGGGGGCGGCGCAAGGGTGTGGATGGCGACGCGATCATGGCCATCGCGCATGGGGTACGTACGATCGAGGTGATCCGGCGGGTGGCGCCACATCTGGATGCGGAGAAGGAAGCGCGAAAAATCGAGAGCCATGAAGCGCACACACATGAAGGAGTCGTCGTGATGCCGGGGGCGCTCGAACTTTTGCATTCGATTCCCGACGGCAGGTGGGGCGTGGTGACATCCGGCTCGCGGCTGCTGGCGCGGGCACGGTTGCGCTTTTGCGGCTTGCCGGTGCCGAAAGTTCTTGTTACTGCCGATGACGTGACCCATGGGAAGCCGCATCCCGAGCCATATTTAAAGGGAGCGGAGGGATTGGAGCTTGCGCCCGCGGAGTGCCTGGTGATTGAGGACGCGCCGGCCGGAATCGACGCGGCGCGCGCCGGCGGGATGAAGGTAATCGGCATTACCAGCACCTATGCCGCGGATAGAGTGGCGCATGCGGATGCAGTGATCGGAAGGTTGGCGGAGGTTCAGATTTCGTCGAATGGGGCGGGGAAGTTGCTGGTCGAGGTTTAG
- a CDS encoding EcsC family protein: MAEQNKSWLRRRVETALVKGLSRAYSTVRVDPEKFLLQLRAAYRVPISGYHGLYALEMGEIDAVADSIIRAGMKVAALEGAGFGLGGLITIVPDLGILSAITMRTIQKLSLLYGFEFNTDDEIAELWIAAASAAGVDISRELIEKEVVNKFVPRVIQAIAAKASAEVVEKWAGRVIPLASSAIGAGLNYWFVKAWGERAKAHFRQRHLITRQRAREMALANPSPAILPAITS, from the coding sequence ATGGCTGAGCAGAACAAATCGTGGCTGCGGCGGCGGGTGGAAACGGCGCTGGTGAAGGGGCTGAGCCGCGCCTATTCGACGGTGCGCGTAGATCCTGAAAAGTTTCTGCTGCAGTTGCGGGCGGCATATCGAGTACCGATCAGCGGATATCACGGGCTGTACGCGCTGGAAATGGGCGAGATCGACGCCGTGGCGGATTCGATCATCCGGGCGGGAATGAAAGTCGCGGCGCTTGAAGGCGCCGGATTCGGGCTGGGCGGCCTGATTACGATCGTGCCAGATCTTGGAATTCTATCGGCGATCACGATGCGGACAATTCAGAAGTTGAGTTTGCTCTATGGCTTCGAGTTCAATACCGATGACGAGATTGCCGAACTGTGGATTGCGGCGGCCAGCGCGGCCGGAGTCGACATCAGCCGCGAGTTGATCGAGAAGGAAGTGGTCAACAAATTTGTGCCGCGCGTCATCCAAGCCATAGCGGCGAAGGCCAGTGCGGAGGTGGTGGAGAAGTGGGCTGGGCGCGTGATTCCGCTGGCCAGTTCGGCGATCGGCGCCGGGCTGAATTATTGGTTCGTGAAAGCGTGGGGAGAGCGCGCCAAAGCGCATTTTCGGCAGCGGCATTTGATCACCCGACAGCGGGCGCGAGAGATGGCGTTGGCGAATCCGAGTCCGGCGATTCTTCCCGCGATTACGAGCTAG
- a CDS encoding ribonuclease J, producing MPTGKLQIIPLGGLGEFGMNCMAVRWGDDILVIDAGLMFPEAELLGVDIVVPDITYLIENRSRIRGIVLTHGHEDHIGALPWMLSELKVPVYGTEFTLAYVEDKLDEHGLLDDADLREMRPNERFKAGIFTIHPIQVTHSLVECVALAIHTPLGVIIHTGDFKVDPTPTDNKLFDLHTFADYGKQGVLALFQDSTNVERKGYTPSERAVRRKFDEVFAHTKRRLFISCFSSSIHRINLAVQLAYEHGRKVAFLGRSMNNSAEIAEDLGYIEVPDGLVINPGEMKNFPPEKVCVLISGTQGEPMSALSRAAVDNHKHAKIEKGDTVVLSSRIIPGNEKTIYRMIDHLFRREAHVIYEDGTSPPIHVSGHASQEELKLIINLVKPRYFIPVHGEYRQLKLHAEMAAAMHGSVGKVMLIESGDVLEFDELGARKTARIKVGRVCIDSGSRTDVVEDLIIKDRLHLSEDGIVLPIIAINKLSGEAEAAPEIVTRGFNPGDDGLMDGAKRIVEDTLAHSSEEEKGDYGVIKEKIRADLKRYISKQTQKRPLIMPVILEI from the coding sequence ATGCCCACTGGAAAACTGCAGATTATCCCCCTTGGAGGCCTCGGCGAGTTCGGCATGAACTGCATGGCCGTCCGTTGGGGCGACGATATCCTCGTCATCGACGCCGGACTCATGTTCCCCGAAGCCGAACTTCTCGGCGTCGACATCGTAGTCCCCGACATCACCTATCTCATCGAGAACCGCAGTCGCATTCGCGGCATCGTGCTCACTCACGGGCACGAAGATCACATCGGCGCCCTCCCCTGGATGCTCTCCGAACTCAAAGTCCCCGTCTACGGCACCGAGTTCACACTCGCCTACGTGGAAGACAAACTCGACGAGCATGGACTGCTCGACGATGCCGACCTGCGCGAAATGCGTCCCAACGAGCGCTTCAAGGCCGGAATCTTCACGATTCATCCCATTCAGGTCACGCACAGCCTGGTCGAATGCGTCGCGCTCGCCATCCATACTCCTCTCGGCGTCATCATTCACACCGGCGATTTCAAAGTCGATCCCACCCCCACCGACAACAAACTTTTCGATCTGCACACCTTCGCCGACTACGGCAAACAAGGCGTACTCGCTCTATTTCAGGATTCCACCAACGTCGAGCGTAAAGGCTACACGCCCAGTGAGCGAGCAGTCCGTCGCAAGTTCGACGAAGTTTTCGCCCACACCAAGCGCCGCCTTTTCATTTCGTGTTTTTCATCTTCGATTCACCGCATCAATCTGGCGGTGCAACTCGCCTACGAACATGGCCGCAAAGTGGCCTTCCTCGGGCGGTCCATGAACAACTCCGCCGAGATTGCCGAAGACCTCGGCTACATTGAAGTTCCCGATGGCCTCGTAATCAATCCCGGCGAGATGAAGAATTTTCCGCCGGAAAAAGTTTGCGTGCTCATCAGCGGTACCCAGGGCGAACCCATGTCGGCGCTCTCCCGCGCCGCCGTCGATAATCACAAGCACGCCAAAATCGAAAAGGGCGACACCGTCGTACTCTCGAGCCGCATCATCCCGGGCAACGAAAAAACCATCTATCGGATGATCGACCACCTCTTCCGCCGGGAAGCCCACGTCATCTACGAAGACGGGACCTCGCCGCCCATTCATGTCAGCGGCCACGCCAGCCAGGAAGAACTCAAGCTCATCATCAACCTGGTCAAGCCGCGCTATTTCATTCCCGTGCACGGCGAATATCGACAATTAAAGTTGCACGCAGAAATGGCCGCCGCCATGCACGGTTCCGTGGGCAAGGTCATGCTGATCGAGAGCGGAGACGTTCTCGAGTTCGACGAACTCGGCGCCCGCAAAACCGCCCGCATCAAAGTCGGCCGCGTCTGCATCGATTCCGGTTCGCGCACTGACGTGGTTGAAGATCTAATTATTAAAGACCGCCTGCACCTCAGCGAAGACGGCATTGTCCTGCCCATCATTGCGATTAATAAATTGTCGGGCGAAGCCGAAGCCGCCCCCGAAATCGTTACCCGCGGCTTCAACCCCGGCGACGACGGCCTGATGGACGGCGCCAAGCGCATCGTCGAAGACACGCTCGCCCACTCCAGCGAAGAAGAAAAAGGCGACTACGGCGTGATCAAAGAAAAAATCCGCGCCGACCTGAAACGCTACATCTCCAAGCAAACCCAGAAACGCCCGCTGATTATGCCCGTAATTTTGGAGATTTGA
- a CDS encoding helix-turn-helix domain-containing protein: MQVTRPNKKLHRIEDKTEPPGFERSRCAVACTLDLVGDKWSLLVVRDLLGGKATYGKLQNSFEGIPTNILADRLKKLETAGIVAKSAYQERPVRYSYELTKKGYALGDVLLALVRWGRKHIPGTQAIGTPAGNARNA, translated from the coding sequence ATGCAAGTCACTCGGCCTAACAAAAAATTGCACCGAATAGAAGACAAAACAGAACCGCCAGGTTTTGAGCGGTCACGCTGCGCGGTCGCCTGTACGCTCGACCTGGTTGGCGACAAGTGGTCTTTGCTTGTGGTCCGAGATCTGCTCGGCGGCAAAGCGACCTACGGAAAGCTGCAGAACTCGTTTGAGGGTATTCCCACGAATATTCTTGCGGACCGGCTGAAGAAATTGGAAACGGCAGGCATTGTTGCGAAGTCCGCGTATCAGGAGCGTCCTGTGCGCTATTCCTATGAACTCACGAAAAAAGGATATGCCCTGGGTGACGTTTTGCTGGCGCTAGTGAGGTGGGGCAGGAAGCACATACCGGGCACGCAGGCTATCGGAACACCGGCAGGCAATGCGCGGAATGCCTAG
- a CDS encoding type II toxin-antitoxin system VapC family toxin: protein MEIARLLARHSRVALDTCVFIYQMERNPRYFEVANKVFEWMERPGSSAITSTVALTEILVQPYRTANLHQAEDFYALLTSMPNLDWVAPSLQIANSAASLRASYRLRTPDALIAATAISCQASAFITNDPVFRRVAEFDALILDDYV from the coding sequence TTGGAGATAGCGAGGCTGCTCGCCCGGCACTCCCGCGTCGCCCTCGACACCTGCGTCTTCATCTATCAGATGGAGCGCAATCCAAGGTATTTTGAGGTAGCCAACAAGGTCTTCGAGTGGATGGAGCGTCCCGGCTCCTCTGCGATCACATCGACAGTGGCTCTGACCGAGATCTTAGTCCAACCATACAGAACTGCGAACTTGCATCAAGCCGAGGATTTCTATGCCCTGCTCACATCCATGCCGAATCTGGATTGGGTTGCACCTTCACTCCAGATTGCTAACTCAGCAGCCTCACTGCGCGCCAGTTATCGGCTGCGAACTCCCGACGCGCTGATTGCGGCAACTGCCATCTCTTGCCAGGCGTCCGCTTTCATCACCAACGATCCTGTCTTCAGGCGCGTTGCGGAGTTCGACGCACTGATTCTGGACGACTATGTCTGA
- the asd gene encoding aspartate-semialdehyde dehydrogenase encodes MTPKIPVGILGATGVVGQRFIQILEHHPWFEVAWLAASDRSEGKVYAEAARWRLKTPIPAAVAAMKVSPATPQDAPKIVVAALDSAIAAEMEPRFADAGCAVISNSSALRMQQDVPLVIPEVNANHIKLIDAQAWRKKSGGYVVTNPNCSAIGLVIALAPLHRQFGLETVMAVTMQAVSGAGYPGVASLDILGNVIPFIKNEEEKMEEETKKLLGQMNATKIIPGAFAMSAQCNRVAVEDGHTESVSIRLKKKATAQEIISAWNGYRAEPQELKLPSAPERPIIYLEAVDRPQPRFDVDLGAGMTTAIGRLRPCSVLDWKFTVLSHNTIRGAAGAAVLNAELLKAKGYIA; translated from the coding sequence ATGACCCCCAAAATTCCTGTTGGCATCCTCGGCGCCACCGGCGTCGTCGGACAAAGATTCATCCAGATCCTGGAACATCACCCCTGGTTCGAGGTGGCATGGCTGGCCGCGTCCGACCGTTCGGAAGGGAAGGTCTACGCCGAGGCCGCGCGCTGGCGCTTGAAAACCCCAATCCCTGCGGCCGTCGCTGCCATGAAGGTTTCACCGGCCACACCCCAGGACGCACCGAAAATCGTGGTGGCCGCTCTCGACTCCGCCATCGCGGCGGAAATGGAACCTCGCTTCGCCGATGCCGGCTGCGCCGTAATCTCTAATTCAAGCGCCCTGCGTATGCAGCAAGACGTTCCTCTCGTGATTCCCGAAGTCAACGCGAACCACATCAAGCTCATCGACGCCCAAGCCTGGCGCAAGAAATCCGGCGGCTACGTCGTCACCAATCCCAACTGCTCGGCCATCGGCCTCGTGATCGCGCTCGCGCCTCTGCATCGGCAGTTCGGGCTTGAGACCGTCATGGCCGTAACCATGCAAGCCGTCAGCGGCGCGGGATATCCCGGCGTCGCCTCCCTCGACATTCTCGGCAATGTCATTCCCTTCATCAAAAACGAAGAAGAAAAAATGGAGGAGGAAACTAAAAAGCTTCTCGGCCAGATGAACGCCACCAAAATAATTCCCGGCGCCTTCGCCATGAGCGCGCAATGCAACCGCGTCGCCGTCGAAGATGGCCACACCGAATCCGTTTCCATCCGCCTCAAGAAAAAGGCAACGGCGCAGGAAATCATCTCCGCCTGGAACGGCTATCGCGCCGAGCCGCAAGAACTGAAATTGCCCAGCGCTCCCGAACGCCCCATCATCTATCTCGAAGCCGTCGATCGGCCGCAGCCGCGTTTCGACGTCGATCTCGGCGCAGGCATGACCACCGCCATCGGTCGCCTGCGCCCTTGCAGCGTCCTCGACTGGAAATTCACCGTGCTTTCGCACAACACCATCCGTGGAGCCGCCGGAGCCGCCGTTCTCAATGCCGAACTCCTAAAAGCCAAGGGCTACATCGCATGA
- a CDS encoding 2,3,4,5-tetrahydropyridine-2,6-dicarboxylate N-succinyltransferase: MSSLKSSIERLAAQGEIEHDPEARRVFLEFRDQLTQGKIRAAEKSAADKNGRWTVNLWVKQGILLGFRLGELTDMSGASSTAGLPFVDKDTFPVRQFTIADKVRVVPGGSSVRTGAYVAPSVICMPPMFINVGAYVDEGTMVDSHALVGSCAQIGKRVHLSAAAQVGGVLEPINAAPVIIEDDVLVGGNCGIYEGTLVRARAVLGAGTILTRSTPLYDLVRGEVYRATADAPLEVPENAVVVPGSRAVRKAAAGEAKDWNLSLYTPVIVKYRDEKTDRGIELEDWLR; this comes from the coding sequence ATGTCATCCCTGAAATCCTCCATCGAGCGGCTCGCCGCTCAGGGCGAAATCGAACACGATCCTGAAGCGCGACGAGTATTCCTCGAATTTCGCGACCAGCTCACGCAAGGCAAAATCCGCGCGGCCGAAAAATCCGCCGCCGACAAGAACGGCCGCTGGACGGTCAATCTCTGGGTCAAGCAAGGCATTCTGCTCGGCTTTCGTCTCGGCGAACTGACCGACATGAGCGGCGCCAGTTCGACCGCGGGCCTGCCCTTCGTCGATAAAGACACCTTCCCCGTCCGTCAATTCACCATTGCGGACAAAGTCCGCGTCGTTCCCGGGGGCTCGTCGGTCCGCACCGGCGCCTACGTGGCGCCCTCGGTCATCTGCATGCCGCCTATGTTCATCAACGTCGGCGCATACGTCGACGAAGGCACCATGGTCGACTCGCATGCTCTGGTCGGCTCCTGCGCGCAGATCGGCAAGCGAGTCCACCTGAGCGCCGCCGCGCAAGTCGGCGGAGTCCTCGAACCCATCAACGCCGCCCCCGTCATCATCGAAGACGACGTTCTGGTCGGCGGAAATTGCGGCATCTACGAAGGCACGCTGGTGCGCGCTCGCGCCGTGCTCGGCGCCGGAACCATCCTGACCCGTTCGACGCCGCTTTATGATTTAGTCCGCGGCGAAGTCTACCGCGCGACCGCCGATGCGCCACTGGAAGTTCCGGAGAATGCGGTCGTCGTTCCCGGCTCGCGCGCCGTGAGAAAGGCGGCCGCCGGCGAAGCGAAAGACTGGAATCTTTCCCTCTACACACCCGTCATCGTGAAGTATCGCGACGAAAAAACCGACAGAGGAATCGAGTTGGAAGACTGGCTTAGGTGA
- the galT gene encoding galactose-1-phosphate uridylyltransferase has product MPELRQNFFTKEWVIIATERAKRPEELATHRKVEPVSAFVESCPFCPGNESKTPVEVTRSPNNGEPWAVRVIPNKFAALSSEVQPMRSLQHLRRRIEGFGFHEVIIDSPDHSRYMGLLPDAQVANILRVYKERYNALSFDHRVNHITIFKNHGADAGASMQHPHSQLIATPVIPSQVRHRLHEALRHYDDVGECMFCHMVEREIEDATRIVIKSERFVAMEVFASATPFATHIFPLRHMASFGDISEMEINDLARVLRTLLAKLYVGLENPDLNFTVRSGPAEYSGARHFHWYVSVIPRLTRVAGFELGSGMFINTVLPEAAAEFLRKVAVEKVAAAGAAE; this is encoded by the coding sequence ATGCCTGAGCTGCGGCAGAACTTTTTCACCAAGGAATGGGTCATCATCGCTACCGAACGGGCTAAGCGGCCTGAAGAGCTGGCCACTCATCGCAAAGTTGAGCCCGTGTCCGCGTTTGTGGAGAGCTGTCCATTTTGTCCGGGGAATGAGAGCAAGACACCGGTGGAAGTAACGCGGTCGCCGAATAACGGCGAGCCCTGGGCGGTGCGGGTGATCCCCAACAAGTTCGCGGCGCTGTCGAGCGAAGTGCAGCCCATGCGCAGTCTCCAGCATTTGCGGCGCCGGATCGAAGGTTTCGGCTTTCACGAAGTCATCATCGACAGTCCCGATCACTCGCGTTATATGGGACTGTTGCCCGACGCGCAGGTGGCGAACATACTGCGAGTCTACAAAGAGCGCTACAACGCGCTGAGCTTCGACCATCGCGTGAATCACATTACGATTTTCAAGAACCACGGGGCGGATGCGGGAGCGAGCATGCAGCATCCGCACTCACAGTTGATTGCAACGCCGGTGATTCCGAGTCAGGTGCGGCATCGGTTGCACGAAGCGCTGCGACACTACGACGACGTCGGAGAATGTATGTTCTGCCACATGGTGGAGCGCGAGATCGAAGACGCGACGCGCATCGTGATCAAGAGCGAGCGCTTTGTAGCGATGGAAGTGTTCGCGTCGGCTACACCCTTTGCCACACATATTTTTCCGCTGCGCCACATGGCCAGCTTTGGAGATATTTCCGAGATGGAGATTAACGATCTGGCGCGCGTTCTGCGGACGCTGCTGGCCAAGCTTTATGTGGGACTGGAGAATCCTGACCTGAATTTTACGGTGCGCAGCGGGCCGGCGGAATATTCCGGAGCTCGACATTTTCATTGGTATGTCAGCGTGATTCCGCGGCTGACCCGGGTGGCCGGATTCGAGCTGGGATCGGGCATGTTCATCAACACAGTTCTGCCGGAAGCGGCAGCGGAGTTCTTGCGGAAAGTCGCGGTGGAGAAAGTGGCGGCAGCGGGTGCGGCAGAGTAG